The Pseudomonas fluorescens genome segment CGCCAGCCGCGTGCCGGATCCGGAGCGTCTGCTGCAGTCGTATCACCAGTCCACCGCCACCCTCAACCTGCTGCGCGCCTTCGCCCAGGGCGGTTTTGCCGACCTGCATCAGGTGCACAAGTGGAACCTCGATTTCATCGCCAACTCGGCGCTGGCCGAAAAGTACAGCCACCTCGCCGATCGCATCGATGAGACCCTGGCGTTCATGCGCGCCTGCGGCATGGACAGCTCGCCGCAACTGCGCGAGACCAGTTTCTTCACCGCCCACGAAGCCCTGCTGCTGAACTACGAAGAAGCCTTCGTGCGTCGCGACAGCCTGACCAACGATTACTACGATTGCTCGGCGCACATGCTGTGGATCGGCGACCGCACCCGTCAGCTCGACGGCGCCCACGTCGAATTCCTGCGCGGGGTGAACAACCCGATCGGGGTGAAAGTCGGCCCGAGCATGAACCCCGACGATCTGATCCGCCTGATTGATGTGCTCAACCCGGACAACGATCCGGGCCGCCTCAACCTGATTGCGCGAATGGGTGCGAACAAGGTCGGCGATCACCTGCCGGCGCTGATCCGTGCGGTGCAGCGCGAAGGCAAGCAGGTGCTGTGGAGTTGCGACCCGATGCACGGCAACACCATCAAGGCCAGCAGCGGCTACAAGACCCGCGACTTCGCGCAGATTCTTGGCGAGGTAAAGCAGTTCTTCCAGGTTCACGAAGCCGAAGGCAGCTACGCCGGTGGCATCCACATCGAAATGACCGGGCAGAACGTCACCGAGTGCATCGGTGGCGCGCGGCCGATCACTGAAGATGGTTTGTCGGATCGCTATCACACCCACTGCGACCCACGGATGAATGCCGATCAGTCGCTGGAACTGGCGTTCCTGATCGCCGAAACCCTGAAGCAGGTTCGGCGCTAAGGTTCGATATCTTTAGCGTCTGAACTGGCCTCTTCGCGGGCAAGCCCGCTCCCACAGGATTTGTGTCGTACGCAATTTATGTATACGACGCATTACTTGTGGGAGCCTGGCTTGCCAGCGATGGCGCCAGTTCAGTCACCGCCGAACCGAGCCAACGCCACTCGCAATCGCCCCGCACTTTCACGCTGACAATTGAGCTGCACCCGCTCAAGTCCCAACCAGTCCGCCATGCGCCGCAGGTTCAGCGCCAGTGCCTGCATCCCCGCGTCATCCAGTCCGGTTGCTTCCTCGTGCACCGCATGCACTGCCAGGCGCCCCGCCGCCCGTTCGGCGCGCAGGTCAACCCGCGCGGCAATCCGCTCGTTGTGCAGGAACGGCAATACGTAATAGCCGTAAACGCGTTTGTCCTGCGGCGTGTAAATCTCCAGCCGGTAGCGGAAATCGAACAGCCGCTCGGTGCGACTGCGCTCCCAGATCAGTGAGTCAAACGGCGACAGCAGCGCACTGGCTTCGACTTTTCGCGGGATTTTCGGCTCGGGCAGGCAGTAGGCAATCTGGCGCCAGCCAGCGACTTCGCAGGTCAGCAACTTCCCGTCTTCCACCAGTTCCGCCAGACGCGGGCGGGCATCGGCAGGGTTCAGGCGGAAGTAATCGCGCAGGTCTTTTTCCGTCGCCGCGCCCAGTGCCTCGGCCGCGTGCAACAGCAAACCGCGCTGCGCCTCGGCCTCATCGGGCAACGGCTGTTGCAACACAGAAGCCGGAATCACCCGCTCCGGCAAGTCATACAACCGCTCGAAGCCTCGGCGCCCGGCGACGGTGACTTCGCCCGCGGCGAACAGCCATTCCAGCGCATGCTTTTCCGCACTCCAGTCCCACCACGGCCCGGCCTTTTCCTGACGGGTCGACAGGCTGCCGGCGCCCAGTGCCCCCTGCTCTTCGACCGACGCCAGCACCCGGCGAATGGTGTCTTGTTGCTCGCGGCCGAAGCGCGCCAATTGCTGATAAATGTCTTCGCCGCGCCTGGCCCGCTGCATGCGCCAGCCCATCAACGGGTACATCGACAGCGGCAGCAAAGAAGCTTCATGGCCCCAGTATTCGAACAGCGAACGGCGTCGCCCCGAACTCCAGGCAGCCTGGTCGAGCAAGTCAGCAGAATAGGAACCGAGACGGGAAAACAGCGGCAGGTAGTGCGAGCGCACCACAGCGTTGACGGAGTCGATCTGCAGCAGGCCGAGACGTTCGATCAGCCGGTTGAGGTGCATGGCCTTGACAGCCGGCGGCTGGCGCCCGTGAAACCCTTGGGCAGCCAGTGCCAGACGTCGAGCCTGTTTAAGGGAGAAGGACAGAGTCGCGGGCATGTGTACCTCCATGTCTGCTCGCAACCTACCTCACTTGAAAGTGGTTTGTGTAGCGATGGCCTCATCATTTATGCATCGGATCGTCCCAGAACGGCCGAATCGCCTCATGTTCGACATCGGCACGGCTGACCCCGATGTCCTTCAACGCTTCGTCGCTCAGACTGGCAAGCAGCTCACGTTCGCGGTGCAATTCGTACCACCGGCTAAACTTGTGCAACAGATCGGAAACGATATGGCCGGAAAATTTTTCTTCGCCTGCATACTCTCTTTGACCTTTCATCGTGTTGCCTCCTTTTTGGGATGGCTCAAGTCTCGCGCTGGCGCTACGATCAATCCAACGAATGTTTCTGATGGCATGCATCACGGAGATTCATCAATTGTCGGCGTACCCCAGTATCGATACCGATGTCCTGCGTACCTTTGTCGCCATTGCCGATCAGGGCGGGTTCACCCGCGCTGGCGAAATGGTCAACCGCACGCAGTCAGCAGTGAGCATGCAGATGAAGCGTCTGGAAGAGGACGTGTTGCAGCGCCAGTTGTTCGAGCGTGACGGGCGTCAGGTGCGCCTGACCGCTGAAGGACAGGTACTGCTCGGCTACGCACGGCGCATCCTGAAATTGCACAGCGAAGTGTTCAACACCCTGCGCGAGCCGCACATGGTCGGCACGGTACGCATCGGCACGCCGGACGATTACGTGATGCGGTTTCTGCCGGGGATCCTGTCGCGCTTCGCGCAGTTCTATCCGCTGATCCAGATCGAAGTGCATTGCGAATCGACCAAACAACTGCTGCAACGCACGGATCTGGACCTTTCAATCGTCACCCGCGAGCCGGGCAACGAGATTGGCCAGCTGCTGCGCAAGGAGCGTTTTGTCTGGGCTGAAGCGCAGAACTTCAGCGCCCACGAACAGACGCCGTTGCCGCTGGCGATGTTCAACAGTGATTGCTTCTGTCGCCTGTGGGCCTGCAATGCGCTGGACGCCATGGGCCGCGAATACCGGATCGCGTATAACAGCACCAGTCTTTCAGCGTTGATGGCAGTGGTGAGCGCGGGTCTGGCGATTACCGCGCAACTGGAAAGCCTGATCACCCCGGACATGCGCATTCTCGGTGCCGCCGAGGATCTGCCGCTGCTGCCCGAGGCCAGTATCATGCTGATCCGCAACCTCAACAATCCGTCGCCGATCACCGAATGCCTGGCCGAGCACATCGTCGAAGGCTTCAAACTTTAAAGGCGAGCATCACCGCGCACAGCACCAGGAACCCGCAGAACAGCCCGCGCAGGAGTTTTTCCGGCATTGCGTGGGCAACCTTCACGCCCCAACTGATACTGGCCAGACCGCCGATGGCCAGCGGTAGCCCGATCATCCAGTCCACCTCGTGGTGCACGGCGTACGTCACCAGCGTGACACCGGTGCTCGGCAATGCCAGCGCCAGCGACAGGCCTTGAGCAACCACCTGAGTCGTGCCGAACAGGCTGGTCAGCACCGGCGTCGCCACCACAGCCCCGCCGACACCGAACAACCCGCCCATGGTGCCCGACGCCGCGCCGAGCACGCCCAGCCATGGCCATGAATAACGCATCTCGGAGGTCGCCGCCGGACGCGCGCCAAACATGCGCACGAGGTTGTAGGCCGACAATGCCACGAGGAACGCGACAAAACCGATGCGCATGGTTTGCGCGTCGATGCCCACGGCCCAGATCGAACCGATCCACGCGAAAAAGAACCCCATGACCGCCAGCGGCAACGCATGCCTGAGTTCGATGCGATTGCGCTGGTGATAACGCCACAGCGCCAGCATCACATTCGGCACCACCATCACCAGCGCTGTGCCTTGGGCGATCTGCTGATCAAGCCCGAACCACACGCCCAGCAAGGGGATGGCGATCAAACCGCCGCCGATGCCGAATATTCCGCCCAGTGTGCCGAGGGCAGCGCCAAACAACAGGTACAACAAAAACTCGATCACAGCGTAATTCCTCATACGTCAGGCGGTTCATCCTACGCAGTCGGCGCTGGCACGGAAACGCACAGCAACGCACAATGGCTGTGCCAAATCCGCATAGGCAATGAGCTGATTCATGAACCCCAATCAATTGACCGAACAACTCGGGCTGTTTCTCGATGTGCTGGAGAGTGGCAGTTTTTCTGCTGCCTCGCGCCGACATCCGCTGACACCATCTGCTGTCGCCCGGCGCATCGACAGTCTGGAAAGCGCTGTCGGCAGTCAGTTGTTTATTCGCAGCACTCACGCAGTGCGCGCCACGCCGGCCGGCCTGGCGTTTGCCGAGCGAGCGCGACGCATTGTGGCCGAGTTGCAATTGGCCCGGGCCGAAGCGGTGTCCCTGAGCAGCGCGCCGGAGGGTCTGATCCGGGTGGATGCGCCGGCGGCGTTCGGACGGCGGCATCTGGCACCGGTGATTGCCGATTTTCTGGTGCTGTACCCGGGACTGGATGTGCAATTGCATCTGATCGACAGCTTCGTCGACATGGACGGTTCGAACCTGGGCAAGGTCGATCTGGTGTTGCGCGCCGGGCAAATGGCCGACACCCGGCTGGTCGCCACACCGCTGGCGAGCATGGTGCGCATCGCCTGCGCCAGCCCCGACTATCTCAAGCGCCGGGGCGTGCCGAGTGAGCCCGCGCAATTGAGCGAGCATGATGGCCTCGATTGGGACGGCCTTGCCCCGCCCTTCGCCTGGCGTTTCGAACAGGACGGGCAGATGCAATTGCACCGCCCGGCGCGGGTGCGCATGAGCGCCAACAACGCCGAAGCGCTGGTTTGCGGTGCGCTCGCGGGACTCGGGATCGCACATCTGCCGACCTGGCTGGCCAGCGAATACCTGTTGCGTGGCGAGTTGTTGCCGCTGTTCTGCGAAAACGGTCTGCCGCAACCGGAAAGTGCTGGCATCTATGCGCTGCGACTGCAGCAACAGGCCAGTTCCCGCAGCCGCCTGCTGCTGGAATATCTCAAGACCCGGTTCAGCCCCGTGCCGCCGTGGGATCTGGCACTGCAACGAGAACTGGGCCGGCACTAACCGAGTCGCCACCGGGCACAATTGTCTGGCGCATTAAAGATTCGAGCGCTAGATTCATCTGCATCACCGTTCAAGGCACCGACATGACCACCGACCGCAACACCACCGACCACTGCGAAGACCTGCTGCTCGACAATCAGGCCTGCTTCGCCCTGCATTCCACCTCGCTGATGATGACCAAGGTCTACAAGCCACTCCTGCAAGCGCTTGGCCTGACGTATCCGCAGTATCTGGCGATGATGGTGCTGTGGGAGAAGGATGGTCTGACCGTCGGGGAAATCAGCACGCGCCTGCTGACCGATCCGGGCTCGCTGACTCCGTTGCTCAAGCGGCTGGAAGGTGAAGGTTTGCTCAGCCGAACCCGCAGCCGGGAAGATGAGCGTGTGGTGATCGTTGAACTGACTGCCCAGGGACGCGCCTTGAAAGACAAGGCCCGAACCGTGCCGCAATGCATCCTCGGGGCCAGCGGCTTCACGCTGGAGCGCCTGCAAAACCTGCAAGCCGAGTTGCAGGCCTTGCGTGGTCATTTGCAGGACAGCCTCACTTAAGACTCCCCCCTTTCCTGTGGGCGCAGCCTTGCGCCTGCAGGCGTCCCCCTTCCCGGCTTATCACCGAAAAAATTTTCCTCTCGATTCACATTCAAAAAAACCTTCCATATCAAAAGCTTGAGATCACGACTCACCCTGATCCCAGTACGGGTTCGAGCTTTCTTCAAAAATTTATCTTGCGCACTAAATATTAGCGAAGTACATTTACTTCGCACCTAGTTAGCGCGCAAACAATTAGCGCAACAAACCACACTGAATGAGGCTCACACCATGCAAACTCTCTACACCGCAATCGCAACCTCCACTGGCGGCCGTGACGGTCGTGCGATCTCCAGCGACAACATCCTCGACGTCAAACTGGCCACTCCGAAAGAACTCGGCGGTGCTGGCGGCGCGGCCACCAACCCTGAGCAACTGTTCGCCGCCGGTTACTCGGCCTGCTTCATCGGCGCCCTGAAATTTGTTGCCAGCCAGACCAAACGCAAAATCCCGGACGACGCGTCGATCACCGCTCACGTCGGCATCGGCCAGATTCCTGGCGGCTTCGGTCTGGACATCGACCTGCATATCAGCCTGCCGGGCCTGGAACAGGCTGATGCACAAAGCCTGGTCGACGCAGCCCACCAGGTTTGCCCGTACTCCAACGCCACTCGCGGCAACGTCGATGTGCGTCTGCACGTCACCGTGTAATCACTGACAACCAGGCCCGTACAGGAAATGAACATGAACACTTTCAGCAAAGTCTTGACCGGTACCCTTCTCGCCCTGTCCATCCACAGCGCATTCGCCGGGGAGGTTGAACACAACACCCAGGCATTCCTCGATGTGCTGAACGCCAGCACCGGCAAACCGATGGAACAGCTGACACCCAAGGATGCCCGCGCCGTGCTGGCGGGCGCGCAGTCCGGGGTCAAACTGACGCTGCCCAAAGCGGACGTCAGCGAGAAGACCATCCAGGTCGATGGCCAACCGTTGAGCCTGACCATCGTCCGGCCGGCCGGGGTCAAGGGCGAGCTGCCGGTGTTTATGTTCTTCCACGGCGGCGGCTGGGTGCTGGGGGATTTCCCGACCCACGAACGTCTGGTGCGGGATCTGGTGGTCGGCTCGGGTGCGGCGGCAGTGTTCGTCAACTACACCCCGTCGCCGGAGGCGCATTATCCGGTGGCGATCAACCAGGCTTACGCCGCGACCAAATGGGTGGCCGAACACGGCAAAGAGATCAACGTCGACGGCAAGCGTCTGGCGGTGGCGGGCAACAGCGTCGGCGGCAACATGGCGGCAGTTGTCGCCCTGATGGCCAAAGACAAAGGCACCCCGGCGATCAAATTCCAGCTGCTGCTGTGGCCGGTGACCGATGCCAGTTTCGACACCGGTTCGTACAACCAGTATGCCGAGGGGCACTTCCTCACCCGCAACATGATGAAGTGGTTCTGGGACAACTACACCACCGACGCCAACCAGCGGAACGAGATCTACGCCTCGCCGCTGCGGGCAACGACCGCGCAATTGAAAGGTCTGCCGCCTGCACTGGTGCAGACCGCGGGGGCCGATGTGCTGCGTGACGAAGGTGAAGCCTATGCCCGCAAACTCGACGAAGCCGGCGTGCCGGTGACCTCGGTGCGCTACAACGGCATGATCCACGACTACGGTTTGCTCAACGTAGTCAGCCAGGTACCGGCAGTGCGTTCGGCGATGCTGCAGGCCTCGGAAGAACTGAAGCAGCACCTGAAGCAGTAATTTTCATCAGGCACAAAAAAGCCCGACTCAATGGTCGGGCTTTTTCTTTGCGCAAAAACCAGTGCTTATTTGGCACGGCCTTTGTAGGAACCGCCTTCGCGGGTATCGATCTCGATCATGTCGCCGATTTCGATGAAGTCAGCAACCGACAGCTCGGTACCGTTCTTCAGTTTGGCAGGCTTCATCACCTTGCCGGAAGTGTCGCCGCGAGCGGAACCTTCGGTGTAGTCAACCTGACGCACGATGGTGGTCGGCAGCTCTACGGATACCAGACGCTCTTCGAAGAACACGGCTTCGCAAACGTCGGTCATGCCTTCTTCAACGAAAGGCAGAACGCTTTCGATGTCTTCGGCGTTCAGCTCGTACATGGTGTAGTCGGTGGTGTCCATGAACGTGTAGGTGTCGCCGCTGATGAAGGACAGGGTCGCTTCTTTGCGGTCGAGGATCACGTCGTCCAGCTTGTCGTCCGCACCGTAAACGGTTTCGGTCTTGTAACCGGTCAGCAGGTTCTTCAGCTTGGTCTTCATGATCGCGCTGTTACGACCCGATTTGGTGAATTCAGCTTTCTGAACCAGCCAAGGATCGTTGTCGATACGAATCACGGTACCGGGTTTGAGTTCTTTACCAGTTTTCATTGCGAATATCCGAATTTGGATGGGATTTACAAAAATCTAGGCCGCGTATCATATCCAATTTCGGTAAAACTGTACCAGCGCCGTCGCAAGATCGGCCTGCAAGGCCTGTTCCAGACACCATGCTTCGGCATGTTCCTGCAGTTCTGGCCAGTGTTTACGGGCCGCCAGCCAGTGATCGCCGATCGGCTGCCCGGAACTCCAGGCGTGCCAGAGACCGTTCATCGCCTCGGCAGCATCCGGCGAAAGGCCTTTCGTATAGAGCGCAAGGAAGGCATCCAGCTTGTCCAGATGGATATCTTCGTCCTGCTGATAGATGTGCCACAGCATCGGACGACCGGCCCACTGCGCGCGGACAAACGAATCCTCGCCGCGCACCGCGTTGAAATCGCAGCACCAGAGCAATTGATCGTATTGATCCTGCCGGACGAACGGCAACACCTGCACGGTCAGCGCCTGGCGCACATTCACCTCGCCGATCGCCAGCGACTCGACCCCGAGCCAGCGGGCGACGTCGCCAAGGATTCGCCCTTCCGGTACCAGCAGATGAGTGGGCGTCGAGTCCGCGGCCAGTACATCCAGCCAACTGGCAAGGCCGGCATTTTCGTAGGCGAACAGTGAGATCAACCGGGCATCGCCCGCAGGCTCCACACCCAGCCCCTGCAGGAATTGTCGCTGCGCTTCGCGATCCTGCTGAAACAGACGACGACGCTCCAGCAAACCGCTTTCACGCAACAAGCCGCCAGTGCCGGGCTGAAATCCCGGAAAGAAAAAGTACTTCTGCACCGTTTTGTATTTCACCGAAGGCAGGCCGTGGCAGCCAACCACCCAGTCTTCGGCGCTGAGATAGTCGAGGTTAATCCACAACGGTGGTGTTTCCCGTGCCGCCATGACATCCATGCAGGCACTCGGCAACTGACAGGCGAATGCAGCGATCACCACGTCGGCGGCGTCCGTTTCCAGCCACTCGCCCGACCAGTGCCGGACCTCGACGCCCTCTTGCCACTGAGCTTCGAGGCGGATGTCGAGCGCCGGGCAAATCCGCTCGAACGCACGCAGGTCATCGACCCACAGTCGCACCGCCAGCGCATGCTCGGCCACCAGTTGCCTGGCCAGACGCCAGGTCACCCCGATATCGCCGTAGTTGTCGACCACGGTGCAAAAGATGTCCCAGCGGGTTTTCGGTTGCGGCATTCAAGACTCCCGTTGGCAAAAGCGGCGATTGTCCGCATAAATGTCCGCGTGCAGAAGAGCCGACGACGATTAATCTTCGTGCGACAATCGCCACTTGCCCGCAATCATCCGCCAGGAGGCAGCCATGCCCTACCGCCCAACCCCGCGTCGCCCCTTGCCTGTTCAGCTTAGCGCGCTGCAATTGACCGGCAGCATTGCCCTGGGATTGTGGCTGGGTTTCCTGGCCATTGCGCTGACTTGCTGGCTCGCCTCGCTGCTCTTCAGCCGTCAATTGCAACCAGTGACGGAAGCCGTTCAGCAACTGAGCAAACCGGCGGTAGTCACGCAGCCTCAGGAAGATCCGCAGCCGCAGAACCGCCTGTTCGAACAATACGAAGAAAACCTGCGCAAGAACGAGCAGCACAATCGCCTGGATCAGGCCCGCAGCAGCACGCGCAACCAGTCGAACCCTAAATGCCAGTTCTGGCTCCAGCAGGATCAGACCGCTCCGAGCGAAAAGAGCCGCGCCAATGTCCTGCAATTCTGCGATTGATCATGAACAAACACACTGTCCACCAACTGATTCTCGACAAACTGCGCGTCGACCTCGACATCGCTGAACGTGCCGCGCAAACCGCATACGAAACCGCGACTCACGAAGAGAACATCGCTGAAAACAAGTACGACACTCTGGGGCTCGAGGCGTCGTACCTGGCGGCCGGGCAAGCGAAACGGGTCGAGGAAATCCGCCAGTCACTGGCGGTTTGCCAGAACCTGACGCTTCGGGCCTACGACGATCAGCGCGGAATCGAAATCGGCGCCCTGCTCGGTCTGGAAGACGAAAAGGGTCGCGAGCAATGGCTGTTTCTGGCGCCCGATGCGGCGGGCCTGAAGGTCGACGTGGTGGGTCAGCCGATCACCGTCATCACCCCACGCTCGCCGCTGGGCAAAAGCCTGCTGGGAAAGTGCGAGGGCGATGAAGTGGAGATTCTGGTGGCAGGCACCCGGCAACAGTTCGCTGTCACCGAGGTGCTGTAGAGAGGGACTCAGTGGACGGGCAGTTCGACGCCTTCGAACAGCTCTTCCAGTTCCTGCTTGTTGTGACACTGGATGGCCTTGGCCATGACTTCGCGAGTCAGATGCGGTGCGAATTTCTCGATGAAGTCGCACATGAAGCCACGCAGGAAGGTGCCACGACGGAAACCGATCTTGGTCACGCTGGACTCGAACAGCTCGCTGGCATCGAGCACAACCAGGTCATTATCGAGCTTGGTATCGACGGCCATTTTGGCCACGATGCCGACACCCAGCCCCAGACGTACGTAGGTTTTGATGACGTCGGCGTCGGCGGCGGTGAACACCACTTTCGGCGTCAGGCCGCGATGGCTGAAGGCTTCGTCGAGTTTCGAACGGCCGGTGAAACCGAACACGTAAGTCACGATCGGGTATTCGGCCAGTGCCTCGAGGGTCAGCTTCGGCAGCTTGGTCAGCGGGTGGCCCTGAGGCACGACCACGCAGCGGTTCCAGCGGTAGCACGGCATCATCACCAGATCGCCGAACAGTTCCAGCGCTTCGGTGGCGATGGCGAAATCCACAGTGCCGTCAGCGGCCATTTCGGCGATCTGCATCGGCGAACCCTGGTGCATGTGCAGCGCCACGTCCGGGTATTGCTTGATGAAATTGCTGATCACCGGCGGCAGTGCGTAACGTGCCTGGGTGTGAGTGGTGGCGATCGACAGGGTGCCTTTCTTCTCGTTGGAGAACTCTTGAGCGATCTGCTTGATGCTTTCGACCTTGCGCAGAATCTCACCAGCGGTGGTGATGATGCGCTCGCCGGCCGGGGTGACGCGGGTCAGGTGTTTGCCGCTGCGGGCGAACACTTCGACACCCAGTTCGTCTTCCAGCAGGCGGATCTGTTTACTGATGCCCGGTTGCGAGGTGTAAAGGCTTTGGGCGGTAGCGGAAACGTTGAGGTCGTGGTGCGCCACTTCCCAGATGTAGCGCAATTGTTGAAGCTTCATATGAATCCCTCAAAGCAGGTAGACGCCACGGGCATCAGCGACGGTATATAACTATATTAATGGTTTGGAGAATAAATCTAGAACTTTTTCATCAAAAGGCCATTATTCCTGCTTCAGCGATCCCCCCGACGCCGACGCTCAACCAGCGGCACCATGTAAACCGGCACCTTGGACAACTGCAGCACGCGGGTCGCCGTGCGTCCCAACGGTGTTTCCGCCCCGACCCCGTGGCTGTGACTTCCTACGATCAGCAAATCGACAGAGAGTTTCTGCACCTGATCGAGAATCACCTGTGACGGATCGCCCTGCAGCACCCGTACCGCACGAATCCGCAGCAGGTCCTGCTCACCCTCGTCCCCCAACTCTTCGCGAAAGCTGTCGAGCACCCGTTGCTCGATATTGGCAATCACGGTTTTCAGACCCTGGCTATGGAACTCGTTCA includes the following:
- the cysB gene encoding HTH-type transcriptional regulator CysB, which translates into the protein MKLQQLRYIWEVAHHDLNVSATAQSLYTSQPGISKQIRLLEDELGVEVFARSGKHLTRVTPAGERIITTAGEILRKVESIKQIAQEFSNEKKGTLSIATTHTQARYALPPVISNFIKQYPDVALHMHQGSPMQIAEMAADGTVDFAIATEALELFGDLVMMPCYRWNRCVVVPQGHPLTKLPKLTLEALAEYPIVTYVFGFTGRSKLDEAFSHRGLTPKVVFTAADADVIKTYVRLGLGVGIVAKMAVDTKLDNDLVVLDASELFESSVTKIGFRRGTFLRGFMCDFIEKFAPHLTREVMAKAIQCHNKQELEELFEGVELPVH
- a CDS encoding universal stress protein; amino-acid sequence: MIRSMLYATDLGLYAPLVMQHALTMARTFNADLYVVHAVEPMGLFAESVLQSYLDEQALNEFHSQGLKTVIANIEQRVLDSFREELGDEGEQDLLRIRAVRVLQGDPSQVILDQVQKLSVDLLIVGSHSHGVGAETPLGRTATRVLQLSKVPVYMVPLVERRRRGDR